GTATTGCCAAAGTTGGctttatacacatttttttttcctttcatggTCTCAGACTTTATACGGGTAATGTGATGATGCACGTCACATACACaagtgtatgtacaatgtattgtactGCTATTAAGTGATGTTGAAAGGTTGACACCATGCATTGGACTAGTAGTAGTCCTTGTAATGCAGAAAAAGATCTTCAAATGAGGTTTCATCCTTGCAGGATATACAGTGTAAATTCATATGCTTCTGCAATACCTCTTGATATTTCAGTTGTATACATAATTGAgcttttttaaagataaaaatgtcaactgacatgaaatgaatgccTTTGAAAAGCACACTGTGCTCTGACATGCGACTGTTTTTTGTACTGCCCAACTTATTTTAAAAACTTTGTAGACAATCATCGCCAATTGATTCTATCCAAGGAATTTCAGTCATTTTAAACATTAATACTATAGATATAATGtatgacatatatatattcatattatagaTTTTGTATGGTTTAACTGTATTTCACTGCATGCTCCTCACCCATGCTTGGGGGTGAAGTACAAGTAGTATAGTTATGTGACAAGTCTATATAGACGAAAGAGTGTTGCTGAATGGATGGATGCACATAACATCAATCCTTTTGCGGGGAAATTTTGAAGTATAGGATGTTCACTGGATTGCGTGCCGGCtagatttcattaaaaaacatcCACGCCTCGCCCTTCTCTGATAGCGTCCTGTTGGTGGCGCCAAAGCGTTTGAAGAGGGCTTGGGATTGGGTGTTGCCTCGCTGGATCATGAACATGAACTCGTTCCCACCTTTTGCTTGGAAGATCTGCAATTATTAagaacaaaatatgatttaaaaTGCGGTCAAGTTTATGCCTTCTACCTCACGTTGTTTCTTCTTTCATCTCAGTTGGTTTCATTCTTTCCCACCAGGTGTAATAATTTCAGTGATGTTGTGTGTAGAGGTGGCAGGGACGAATTATTATGATGAGAATGACACTGCTGACacttctgggccctgtttcactAGCATAGGGAGTATATCGGGCCAAATGAGAAACCCAAAGTTGAGAGAGATTATGATCAGATCTAGTTGGGAAGAATGCATAGACATTTACGATCTATTCTAAAATGTGGCAAGAAGGACATGAAATATTGTTTCTAAATGGCTTATTAAAATGGCTCATTACCTTTGAGGACGGATTGATCTAAAAAAAATGTCCCCAAAATCAGTTGAATAGAAATTAGGATTGATTGTAGAGCTTTAGTAATGAAATAGCTCCTTGGTAACAGTGTAACCCCTATTTCTACTGCAACTATCAGTGGTTGCTTAGGGTGACATTGATAGtactaatgataaaaatgaagatAACTTCAGCTAGGATCAGGTGAAATCAGTGATAGCGAAGAATAGTATAGTGAGGAGTGCAATATGAAACTGGGTTTTGGCACAAAGTTTGCCCTGATATTGgtctcttcctttttcttttcttttttttttgggggggggggggtgagggagggggTTGTTATTATAATAGTGTATGACACAATAAAGGTACATTACTTGTTTTGACTTCAGCCCCAAATATTGCACttttcatttatcaaaatttagagCTCTGTGACCTTGTGTGGATGTGTTAATATTTTCAGTATCACACAAATGCTATCTGTCCATGTCAAATGACAGATCAAAAATGAATTGCAATTGATTTGAAACTACTTGTTTAAAGAAGAATTAACTTTGGCTTAACATTATACTAGCCATTGGAATTTGCACTGAAAGTACAGTACATTTGAAGATTAAACCTGTCCTATCCAAAGAGGATCAATAATTTGATTGTAATCTTTTGAATGATGAACAATTCATCTTAAACTTTAACAAATCTTTAGCAATTCAAAAATATCATTGGTGTTAGATTGTACACATGACAAAGAATCAGTTCTTTGAGGCATTCTCAGGCTAATAAAAACAGATCTATATATGTAACAAATGTGGGGATGTATCATGTGGTATCATGTTAATGTATCTACATGCATTATGCttgtatgtatgcgtgtgtgtatgaaattgtttgtatgtttatgtgtatgagtgattttatgtttgtttgatgcCTCTTCAATGCATATATAATTTATAGATAGATggggaaaaaggaaaacattcaGAGATCACAGACCTCCGCTAGGCACATCTATGCTGAAAATGACACTATCTaccaatgaaaaaaagaatcctAGACCCAGACGGTGATCCGGGTCACCACCAAAATTCATCTGTTATTGTTTCACTATCAAACTTAtccttgaaaatttcatccagatctattcataactttttgtattattttgcaaacaataAAAGACAAGCAAGCCAACGCATGCAAAACCATAACCTTCTTGGCGGACGTAATTGAATGAATCTCCGGCATTAGGGCATGATCCAAGCAAGGAAGAGGCAGCAAAATCTGGAACATGGTTACAAAGGCATAAATGCATGCGTTCAATGTTTACCACAATCTCCGTATACACCATCATGATTCAGGGCTACTTATAATAGTTTTCATTGTCTACCATTTACAGTGCTGCATTGTTCACTCTGGAGTCGGGATgattgtggtgtgtgtgtgtgtgtgtgtgtgtgtgtgtgtgtgtgtgtgtgtgtgtctgtgtctgtgtgtctgtgtctgtgtgtgcgtgcgtgcgtgcgtgatTTCAGTGAAACTATTACCTTAAGAATAGACCGCACCATTCTGCTGCCATTTCCTTTGCCTGACAAAGATGAATAAAcagagatttaaaaaacaaaacaaaaaaacaaaacaaaaaaacagaagcAAGAACGAAAATATAAACACGCTAGAAAGTCACTGAATGTAAGCATTGTTGGACAGAAAGTACACACGTAAGTAGAAAGGAAAGGAATCAAGGGTTCACACAATATACAGTTTTCACTTACTCTTATAGGTACATGGCATAGAATAACATGGAAACAGCATATGCGGTATAGCAGTTCGGAATAAGACAAAACGAGCATTCCCTGAAGTCAACCAATTACATTGTGTCGCATTTTAATCATGTTATGCATTTAAAACGTTCATAAATCCGTGATAGCTTTACGATGCAGACCGCAGTATGAGATATCAGCCAGtctgagcagaaaaaaaaaaagggctacAATGTATAGTTCGGAACAGTAGTGTGGTCATTTCACATAATACTAGTATAATAATTTATGCAGTGCCTTGAAAGTTGTGACCCCATGTACATTGCAGTACTATTCACTGAGGGACGCAGCTCCGAAGTGAATGGTACTTTTGGAGGCGCCGCGGCGCTCCAGAGGACTATCGTTTTCACCAGAAACTCGATATTAGGCATTTTGTAAATAGTACGCCACAGTGTCAAGCGTGCCAACATTTTGACATGGCTGAAAATACCTATAATCACttgaagctctttcaaccaatcatgAGAGAATAAATTTATGATCCGAAATATAATATCAGATAATTATATACGAATTTAGGACGGTGCCTCGAGGTCTAGCGTTCAAATTGGCGTTGATAGCAACCGAATTATAACTGTATAAGCGTCATTAAAGTTTGACTTAAAAAACGAAAGCTTAGGAAGTTTGGAGTTAACATATTTTCACGAAATAGTGAAAGCGCTCACGATTAAGCAACTTGGATGAAGCGATGATCTGATCGCATTTGGACTTTTCCATTGGCTTGTATATTAAAAGTAGTCACAATTGATACTCTTTATCAATAACATATACTGTATTACGCATTAAAATTGTTTCGGCTTGATCATCacaatattttatatattgAAACTAAGTGAAAATAGGCAACCTATTTACGATTTCGTTTTAAAATTCGTTTCAAGCAGAATCTTAGTGAAGATCATTGCTGCATGCGAGAAAGAGGATTTGCTATGGAGACTGTACAcattaaaaagagatataaaggATGGAACAAAGGAACCAATTTAAAAGCCGTCTGCCCACCTCTGTAATTTGGCTGAATGTACAGACCCTGCAAGAAGTACGTCTCCCCCTTCAGGAAGTTGTAGAATCTGGAAACAACGATGCAGCCGACGATTTTTGGTGACTGATTGACCGATCGATACTCGAGCACGACCGTCCGAAAGAGGTATCGGTCATCATCTCCCGCTGCACAGAATTCTGGGAATATCACGTGTCACACGATTCATTTCTGGAACTACAAGATTGATATTACGTCAATCACCGCAGTATATTTCAGGCCATGGCATTTTGCATGAAGTGGTAATTTGCCATACACTATTGTGAAGGGCTCCCAATTTTACTTCTCAGTTCTCACCTCCTTTCACCTATATAGCTAATAGATGTTAGGCGTGACGGATGTTATCAAATTGACGGATTACTGCCGTGTTGAAAGTGCACACTATAGCATATTAGGAGGGTACAACTTAGATAATATTGTTGTATTGAAGTACACATAGTTTTAAGCCGCAGGAATCAATGCAGCTGGTAAATTAACACTAACTAATGGACGACCAAATCTTTGAAAGTAGAAACATTCGCAATTGTAGTACCAGCGTCGAAATACAGTGTAACTTCGGTATAACAAGGACCTTGGGACCATGAATATTACTTTGTTACAGCGGATTCCTTGTTATATCACtggaaaatacacacacacatttatgatATTTATGATTAGACCGACAGAATGATTTAATTGTTATGAAATGCTTTTGGTGTGCCCAAAATCTTCCTGACATATTAAGTGTTCCGTTGTACACTCACTTCCATCGTCAACTTCATTGACAAAATCCCCATTAGGCTGTTCTCGTTTGATTAGCTCTAATCCAGACTGAAGTTTTGCATCCACAAATGTGTTTGCTGGTTCGTtcgtcagtttgtttgtttgtttgtttgtattttacaCAGACTAAAGTATTATGCGACTTACCGTCCTTACTCACAGTAAATTCGCCATCAATCTTCTCCATGACAGCCAGTTCTGTCAAGAGATCATGAATATCACTTAAATCTCCTTGGTTTCCTTCTCGAACCGCATAGTTGCCCGTACTCAGATCAGCCtacaatgaaaatattaaatcaAATACCAACAATTCCTGCTTCGCTTATAAGCTACTGGATCTTTTATTTTTGTCGACTGAACATATACGTCGCAATTTTGTAATTGTCTTACTTTTCTAATACAAACGTTACACCCAGTTTTACGTATGCTCGCACTGTCTTCTTTTACCTTATGACGAGATATTTTGATAAACTTTGATACGTTAATATTTTACACTTTTATTCGCGTCGGTGTGTATGGCCCC
The nucleotide sequence above comes from Diadema setosum chromosome 5, eeDiaSeto1, whole genome shotgun sequence. Encoded proteins:
- the LOC140229278 gene encoding uncharacterized protein, with amino-acid sequence MEPYAIRKGTVADFSSMFRLLQDMVSEEHLQGDFTNSENGLRDDFISGHYNFLIVEVTSTEQVDSGKVPIGCMLYSITYEYVVGPTIFFQRYLKADYRGTDVEKDLISEARRVASDARVKNLLTFTSTGSAPPMTVLVAHDVFGMTFDPAKVQGTADLSTGNYAVREGNQGDLSDIHDLLTELAVMEKIDGEFTVSKDEFCAAGDDDRYLFRTVVLEYRSVNQSPKIVGCIVVSRFYNFLKGETYFLQGLYIQPNYRGKGNGSRMVRSILKIFQAKGGNEFMFMIQRGNTQSQALFKRFGATNRTLSEKGEAWMFFNEI